The Homalodisca vitripennis isolate AUS2020 unplaced genomic scaffold, UT_GWSS_2.1 ScUCBcl_13003;HRSCAF=23019, whole genome shotgun sequence genome contains a region encoding:
- the LOC124375082 gene encoding sialidase-like, giving the protein MLLTVWGSMLLTKFHKNARQQRPGRHTTSPTISSTGTPPSMSNSSTTSPSTTSSPTNTTTSNTPATPTTPTAPGTSVTPTTPSTPETTTPATPVTPVSPGTPATPGTPATSAPPVTPGTSATTPSTPVTPVTSVPPTSPTIPATSDIPSTPVTPGSPATSASTQETPGTSATSATPETSTPSTTAVTPGTSVTPGNPATSTTPVTPETSATLSPSTTPAETPVTTTNSATSATPPTSASPSTTGPSATPATSATPATTGDPTSSDTPATTGNPATPGTPVTPATPTTPGIPPTPATPATPASPTTGSSATPDIPVTPGTPVTTITPATPGTPATPATPTTPGIPPTPATPATPASPTPGSSATPNIPVTPGTPVTTITPATPGTPAKHLEFLQHLRPQLRLLLQHQDLLLHLISL; this is encoded by the coding sequence ATGCTGCTTACGGTATGGGGTTCAATGTTGTTAACAAAGTTTCATAAGAATGCAAGACAACAACGTCCTGGACGACACACAACTAGTCCTACCATATCATCCACAGGAACACCTCCCAGTATGTCTAACTCTTCAACAACATCGCCCTCTACAACATCTTCTCCAACAAATACAACCACATCTAACACTCCAGCCACACCTACAACGCCTACAGCTCCCGGAACTTCAGTTACTCCTACAACGCCATCTACTCCTGAGACTACTACACCTGCTACTCCAGTTACACCGGTTTCTCCTGGAACCCCTGCTACACCTGGAACCCCTGCAACGTCTGCCCCTCCTGTAACACCTGGGACATCTGCGACTACCCCTTCAACTCCCGTAACTCCTGTAACATCTGTACCCCCTACATCCCCTACTATTCCAGCAACTTCTGATATACCATCCACACCTGTTACTCCTGGATCCCCTGCAACGTCGGCTTCCACTCAGGAAACACCTGGAACTTCAGCGACTAGTGCTACACCTGAAACCTCTACTCCTTCAACAACTGCAGTTACTCCTGGAACCTCTGTTACGCCTGGAAACCCTGCAACATCTACCACTCCTGTAACACCTGAGACCTCTGCAACTCTTTCACCATCCACTACACCAGCTGAAACCCCTGTTACAACAACTAATTCTGCAACGTCTGCTACTCCTCCTACCTCTGCATCACCTTCCACTACTGGACCTTCTGCAACGCCTGCAACCTCTGCAACACCTGCAACTACTGGAGATCCTACTTCGTCTGATACTCCAGCAACAACTGGAAATCCTGCTACTCCTGGAACCCCTGTAACGCCCGCTACTCCTACAACACCTGGAATTCCTCCAACACCTGCAACCCCAGCTACGCCTGCTTCTCCAACAACTGGATCTTCTGCTACACCTGATATCCCTGTAACACCTGGAACTCCTGTTACAACTATAACACCCGCAACACCAGGAACCCCTGCAACGCCTGCTACTCCTACAACACCTGGAATTCCTCCAACACCTGCAACCCCAGCTACGCCTGCTTCTCCAACACCAGGATCTTCTGCTACACCTAATATCCCTGTAACACCTGGAACTCCTGTTACAACTATAACACCCGCAACACCAGGAACCCCTGCAAAACACCTGGAATTCCTCCAACACCTGCGACCCCAGCTACGCCTGCTTCTCCAACACCAGGATCTTCTGCTACACCTGATATCCCTGTAA